From Thiohalomonas denitrificans, a single genomic window includes:
- the speA gene encoding biosynthetic arginine decarboxylase produces MNWTIQQARTGYNIAHWGDGYFDISDRGHISVHPERDPGRGIDFHELAKGLSAAGLTFPVLVRFAGILHDRVRTLVGAFASAMEEDGFQGGYTAVYPIKVNQQRAVIEEILHAGDGQVGLEAGSKPELMAVLAMAPRDGTIICNGYKDREYIRLALIGKALGHRLHIVIEKLSELRLIIEESRALGIQPLLGVRVRLASIGKGNWQNTGGEKAKFGLSSLQVLEVISRLREAELLDSLRLVHVHLGSQIANIRDIHRGMREVARFYAELRRYGAPIESVDVGGGLGVDYEGTRSRSFYSMNYSIEEYARAIVRNLWEVCAEQQLPHPAIITESGRAMTAHHAVLVTNVIDVEQAPDGPPGAAPAADAPMIVHDLWNGLSGLDSRSALEVYHDAVHWVSEAQSMFTHGLLTLKQRAEVEQLYFAICRRVLDLLSPERRAHREVIDELHEKLADKYFCNFSLFQSLPDVWGIGQVFPVMPLHWHDREPTRRGILQDLTCDSDGRIDAYVDREGIEASLPLHEVKTGEEYLLGFFLVGAYQEILGDMHNLFGDTDSVNVEQDPDGGYRLVGATQGDSIDDLLRYVEFDPEVLMQTYRRKIAAADLSDQYRQEFLGTLAAGLQGYTYLEEK; encoded by the coding sequence ATGAACTGGACCATCCAACAGGCACGTACCGGCTACAACATCGCTCACTGGGGTGATGGCTATTTCGATATCAGTGACCGCGGTCATATCAGTGTCCATCCGGAGCGTGATCCGGGCCGGGGCATCGATTTTCATGAGCTGGCCAAGGGATTGTCCGCGGCCGGACTCACCTTTCCGGTGCTGGTGCGGTTCGCCGGGATCCTGCACGACCGGGTGCGCACGCTGGTTGGCGCCTTTGCTAGCGCGATGGAGGAGGACGGCTTTCAGGGTGGCTATACCGCAGTCTATCCCATCAAGGTGAACCAGCAGCGGGCGGTCATCGAGGAGATCCTGCATGCGGGAGACGGGCAGGTCGGGCTGGAGGCGGGCAGCAAGCCGGAGTTGATGGCGGTGCTGGCCATGGCGCCCCGGGACGGCACGATCATCTGCAACGGCTACAAGGATCGCGAATACATCCGGCTGGCATTGATCGGCAAGGCCCTTGGTCACCGTCTGCATATCGTCATCGAAAAGCTCTCCGAGCTGCGACTGATCATCGAGGAGTCCCGGGCGCTGGGTATCCAGCCGCTGCTCGGTGTACGGGTGCGGCTGGCTTCCATCGGCAAGGGCAATTGGCAGAACACCGGCGGCGAAAAGGCCAAGTTCGGACTCTCGTCGCTGCAGGTACTGGAGGTGATCTCGCGGCTGCGAGAGGCCGAGCTGCTGGATTCCCTCCGGCTGGTGCACGTTCACCTCGGTTCACAGATCGCCAATATCCGGGATATCCACCGCGGTATGCGCGAGGTGGCCCGCTTCTATGCGGAGCTGCGCCGTTACGGCGCGCCAATCGAAAGCGTCGATGTCGGCGGTGGCCTGGGTGTCGATTACGAGGGCACCCGTTCCCGCAGTTTCTATTCGATGAATTACAGCATCGAAGAATATGCGCGAGCCATTGTCCGCAATCTGTGGGAGGTCTGTGCCGAACAGCAGCTGCCGCATCCGGCAATCATCACCGAGTCGGGCCGCGCCATGACCGCGCACCATGCGGTCCTCGTCACCAATGTCATCGATGTGGAGCAGGCCCCGGATGGTCCGCCGGGAGCGGCACCGGCCGCCGATGCGCCGATGATTGTGCATGACCTCTGGAATGGCCTTTCGGGACTCGATTCCCGTTCGGCGCTGGAGGTCTATCATGACGCGGTGCATTGGGTGAGCGAGGCGCAGTCGATGTTTACCCACGGCCTGCTGACCCTGAAACAGCGGGCCGAGGTCGAGCAGCTCTATTTTGCGATCTGCCGCCGGGTGCTGGATCTGCTCAGTCCCGAGCGCCGTGCCCATCGCGAGGTGATCGACGAACTCCACGAAAAGCTGGCGGACAAGTATTTCTGCAACTTCTCCCTGTTCCAGTCACTGCCGGATGTGTGGGGAATCGGTCAGGTGTTCCCGGTCATGCCGCTGCACTGGCATGACCGGGAGCCTACCCGTCGCGGCATTCTCCAGGACCTGACCTGCGATTCGGACGGCCGCATCGACGCCTACGTCGATCGTGAAGGGATCGAAGCCAGCCTGCCGCTGCACGAGGTGAAAACCGGAGAGGAGTACCTGCTCGGTTTTTTCCTCGTAGGCGCCTATCAGGAGATCCTGGGGGACATGCACAACCTGTTCGGGGATACCGATTCGGTGAATGTGGAACAGGACCCGGACGGGGGGTATCGACTGGTTGGTGCCACGCAGGGCGACAGTATCGATGACCTGCTGCGCTACGTAGAGTTTGATCCGGAGGTCCTGATGCAGACCTACCGCCGGAAGATTGCCGCTGCCGACCTCAGCGATCAGTATCGCCAGGAGTTTCTCGGCACCCTGGCCGCGGGCCTGCAGGGTTACACCTATCTGGAAGAGAAGTGA
- a CDS encoding TonB-dependent receptor plug domain-containing protein: MKKTNARKIITHAVLLALWDVVQAQEEVAEAPNIMVTATRTEQAVEDVNASVEVIDRAQIESFSGDSVTEILESATGVDIAERGNETRVSLRGMNSDQTLILVDGLRRTDKASGSVITNIQVEDIERIEIVRGPMSALYGSDAMGGVINIITAKPEAGTRYGFDLTLGATDDNQRETAILGGYLNWNTGRAGHRLSFEGKNRGDYRTDEDNPDTDQREEERQSVAYRGRYALNDSDEVHWGIEYAEQDDEGVGLDTRGNPVDMIETEERHHLSLGYEALVAEGVAALDFGHGVSDSTSDKGTSNPDDTTSTKDEVQLQYTFWPTSAHTTNVGYGFVGEEFDSTAIAGSEDREVNSAFFQDQWAMLEQVDLTVGARYDDYSDFGNATSPNLSLAWRPGPWTLRAGYGEAFRAPTMMELYADYSLAQKDRIGNPDLDAETSRTVEAALARRFGRGNIELVVYRTEVDDLIQKYFVKPTPRRIESFQNIDSAEIDGIELSWRFRPAGTWQINGSVEYLDAEDADIGEPLDHRADLTAKLDGSVRFGPTTYRLRVNHTHDYLGNDGISSLDSYYSNFTSVDFRLDYQLSRQHGLFFGIDNLFDETVPDNMQAGGAPSDPGARYFYTGYRSRF; the protein is encoded by the coding sequence ATGAAAAAAACAAACGCGAGAAAAATTATCACGCATGCCGTTTTACTTGCCCTCTGGGACGTGGTACAGGCGCAGGAAGAGGTGGCCGAGGCGCCGAACATTATGGTGACCGCCACCCGCACCGAGCAGGCGGTGGAGGATGTCAACGCCTCGGTCGAGGTGATCGATCGCGCGCAGATAGAATCGTTTTCCGGCGACAGCGTTACCGAGATTTTGGAGTCGGCGACCGGTGTCGATATCGCCGAACGGGGCAACGAGACTCGGGTTTCGCTGCGCGGTATGAATTCCGACCAGACCCTGATCCTGGTCGATGGACTGCGCCGTACCGACAAGGCGTCGGGGAGTGTGATCACCAATATCCAGGTCGAGGATATCGAGCGCATCGAGATCGTGCGCGGGCCAATGTCGGCCCTCTACGGCTCCGATGCAATGGGTGGGGTGATCAATATCATCACAGCCAAACCGGAGGCAGGTACCCGCTACGGCTTCGACCTCACCCTGGGAGCGACCGACGACAACCAGCGCGAAACTGCGATCCTCGGTGGCTATCTAAACTGGAACACCGGCAGGGCCGGCCACCGCCTGAGCTTCGAAGGCAAGAACCGGGGGGACTACCGCACGGACGAGGACAACCCTGATACCGACCAGCGTGAGGAGGAGCGCCAGAGTGTCGCCTACCGCGGTCGCTATGCCCTGAATGACTCGGACGAGGTGCACTGGGGTATCGAGTATGCCGAGCAGGATGACGAAGGAGTCGGGCTCGACACCCGGGGTAATCCGGTCGATATGATTGAGACTGAGGAGCGCCACCACCTTTCGCTCGGCTATGAGGCGCTGGTCGCTGAGGGGGTCGCCGCACTGGACTTCGGGCATGGTGTTTCCGACTCTACCTCAGATAAGGGAACCTCGAACCCCGATGACACCACCTCCACCAAGGATGAGGTGCAGTTACAGTACACTTTCTGGCCGACCAGCGCCCATACAACCAATGTGGGTTACGGCTTTGTCGGTGAAGAGTTCGATTCGACAGCGATTGCGGGTAGCGAAGATCGCGAGGTCAACAGCGCCTTTTTTCAGGACCAGTGGGCGATGCTGGAGCAGGTCGATCTGACCGTCGGTGCCCGCTACGACGACTACAGCGATTTCGGCAATGCCACCAGCCCGAACCTCTCCTTGGCGTGGCGTCCCGGTCCCTGGACTCTGCGGGCCGGTTACGGTGAGGCGTTCCGTGCGCCGACCATGATGGAACTCTATGCCGACTACTCACTTGCACAAAAAGACCGCATCGGTAATCCCGATCTTGACGCCGAGACCTCGCGCACGGTGGAGGCGGCGCTGGCCCGCCGCTTTGGCCGGGGTAATATCGAGCTGGTGGTCTACCGGACTGAGGTCGACGATCTGATCCAGAAATACTTCGTCAAGCCGACGCCGCGGCGGATCGAGTCGTTTCAGAACATCGATAGTGCCGAGATTGATGGCATAGAGCTGAGCTGGCGATTCCGCCCGGCTGGGACCTGGCAGATCAACGGTTCGGTAGAGTATCTCGATGCTGAGGATGCCGATATCGGTGAGCCGCTGGACCATCGGGCCGATCTGACGGCGAAGCTGGATGGCAGTGTGCGTTTTGGACCGACGACTTACCGCCTGCGTGTCAATCACACCCACGACTATCTGGGCAACGACGGCATCTCAAGTCTGGATTCCTACTATAGCAATTTCACCAGCGTCGATTTCCGTCTCGACTACCAGCTATCGCGCCAGCACGGACTCTTCTTCGGCATCGACAACCTGTTTGACGAGACGGTGCCGGATAACATGCAGGCGGGTGGCGCTCCGTCTGATCCTGGTGCTCGCTACTTCTATACCGGCTATCGCAGTCGCTTCTGA
- a CDS encoding SPOR domain-containing protein, producing MTRDYARKSRSRAKKKPMVSPWLWMTTTVLIGLFVAFLVYINTDRAVPGGEAGASAPVAKPRPAPVTKQPPPPAVKEKEEGVRFDFYRLLPEYEVMIPEEDLQKPELKETPPGKYLLQAGSFSTADDADTRRAQLALLGLVARVHTVTIDNKDTWHRVQLGPFEDLKKLDQARKLLQNNDIEFLLLKHRK from the coding sequence ATGACGCGCGACTACGCCAGAAAATCCCGCTCGAGGGCAAAAAAAAAGCCGATGGTGTCTCCCTGGCTGTGGATGACCACGACGGTGCTGATCGGCCTGTTCGTGGCCTTTCTGGTCTACATCAACACCGACCGTGCGGTGCCCGGGGGCGAAGCCGGTGCATCGGCACCGGTTGCGAAGCCGCGTCCGGCGCCTGTGACGAAACAGCCGCCCCCCCCCGCCGTGAAGGAGAAGGAAGAGGGGGTCCGCTTCGATTTCTACAGGCTCCTGCCCGAGTATGAGGTGATGATCCCGGAAGAGGACCTGCAGAAGCCGGAACTCAAGGAGACACCGCCGGGAAAATATCTGCTCCAGGCAGGCTCTTTCAGTACCGCGGATGATGCCGATACACGCCGGGCACAACTGGCACTGCTGGGCCTGGTCGCAAGAGTGCATACCGTGACCATCGACAACAAGGACACCTGGCACCGTGTGCAGCTGGGTCCCTTCGAAGATTTGAAAAAGCTCGATCAGGCGCGGAAGTTGTTGCAGAACAACGATATCGAGTTCTTGCTGCTCAAACACAGGAAGTGA
- the speE gene encoding polyamine aminopropyltransferase has product MNRLEGNWWSEPCEEHGSAFSLKVKSRLHEEQTAFQKIEVYETEKFGNLMVIDGFVMLTSRDNFLYHEMMSHPALYTHPAPKRVLIIGGGDCGTLREVLRHSEVERALQVDIDEGVTRAAEKYFPELCESNDDPRAELHFADGIRWVKEAAPGSYDVIIVDSTDPIGPAEGLFGEPFYGDCHAALGEHGLLVQQSESPLYHMRLLGEIHRYMRKAGFADSHTLHFPQPVYPSGWWSATLARKDGPIEGFREADAANRPFATRYYSPEVHQGALALPPFMKEAFANLQT; this is encoded by the coding sequence ATGAACCGACTGGAAGGCAACTGGTGGAGCGAGCCCTGCGAGGAGCACGGTAGCGCTTTTTCGTTGAAGGTCAAAAGCAGACTCCACGAAGAGCAGACAGCTTTTCAGAAGATTGAAGTCTACGAGACGGAAAAGTTCGGCAACCTCATGGTTATCGACGGTTTCGTAATGCTCACCAGCCGCGACAATTTCCTTTATCACGAGATGATGAGCCATCCCGCACTTTACACCCATCCGGCCCCAAAACGGGTCCTGATTATCGGGGGAGGTGATTGCGGAACGCTCCGGGAAGTTCTGCGTCATTCGGAAGTCGAACGAGCACTGCAGGTGGATATCGACGAGGGCGTCACCCGTGCCGCCGAGAAATACTTTCCGGAATTGTGTGAGTCCAACGACGACCCGCGGGCCGAGCTGCACTTCGCCGATGGCATTCGCTGGGTCAAGGAGGCCGCACCGGGGAGCTATGACGTGATCATCGTCGATTCGACTGACCCCATTGGCCCGGCCGAGGGGCTGTTCGGCGAACCCTTCTACGGCGACTGCCATGCCGCCCTGGGCGAACACGGCCTGCTGGTCCAGCAGAGCGAATCCCCCCTGTACCACATGCGCCTGCTAGGCGAGATACACCGCTACATGCGCAAGGCGGGCTTTGCCGACAGCCACACCCTGCACTTTCCCCAGCCGGTCTACCCCTCGGGCTGGTGGAGCGCGACCCTGGCGCGCAAGGACGGCCCCATCGAAGGCTTCCGCGAGGCCGACGCCGCCAACCGCCCCTTCGCCACCCGCTACTACAGCCCCGAGGTGCACCAGGGGGCGCTGGCCCTGCCGCCGTTCATGAAGGAGGCCTTCGCCAACCTCCAGACGTAG
- a CDS encoding zinc metallopeptidase → MHIALFVLLLLGLLFGPQLWVRYIFKRYSGERPDLSGTGGELAQHLIDRFELTGIRLDTTDQGDHYDPETRTVRLTPGIYNGRSLTAVAVAAHEVGHAIQHYRGESLFATRNRLVKLAHTAQRGGAAALMVVPVVTALTRVPASGLLLFGLAMASLGSAAVVHLATLPLEWDASFGKAMPILERGKYLQGKDQRSVRRVLRAAAFTYLAASLAGLLNVWRWWRLLRR, encoded by the coding sequence ATGCATATTGCGCTGTTTGTCTTGCTGCTGCTGGGGCTTCTGTTCGGCCCACAGCTTTGGGTGCGTTACATCTTCAAACGATACAGCGGGGAACGGCCAGACCTGTCCGGGACGGGCGGAGAGCTGGCGCAGCACCTCATCGACCGGTTTGAACTGACCGGCATTCGCCTGGACACTACCGATCAGGGCGATCATTACGACCCCGAGACCCGGACCGTCCGATTGACTCCCGGGATCTACAACGGGCGCAGCCTGACCGCGGTCGCCGTGGCCGCCCACGAGGTGGGACACGCCATCCAGCACTATCGGGGAGAGTCCCTGTTTGCCACCCGAAACCGCCTCGTCAAGCTGGCCCACACCGCACAGCGCGGCGGTGCCGCAGCCCTCATGGTGGTCCCGGTAGTTACGGCGTTGACCCGGGTCCCGGCCAGCGGCCTGCTGCTGTTTGGACTCGCCATGGCGAGCCTTGGTAGTGCCGCAGTGGTCCACCTGGCAACCCTGCCGCTGGAGTGGGACGCAAGCTTCGGCAAGGCCATGCCAATCCTCGAGCGGGGCAAGTACCTCCAGGGGAAGGACCAGCGCTCTGTGCGTCGGGTGCTGCGCGCAGCGGCCTTCACCTACCTCGCCGCCTCGCTGGCCGGCCTGCTGAATGTCTGGCGCTGGTGGCGGCTGTTGAGGCGATAG
- the argS gene encoding arginine--tRNA ligase, with product MKHHLEDLVRTALERLRQDGELECAVPNFTIERTRDKKFGDFAANAAMLLAKPARRKPRDIAELIINRLPSSDQVANVEIAGPGFINFHMTPTAFQAVVGQVFEAGEAFGRSTIGNGKRVQVEFVSANPTGPLHVGHGRGAAYGATVADLLAAAGFEVHREYYVNDAGRQMDILGTSVWLRYLELCGEELVFPSNGYKGDYIWDIAASIHRDHGDAFRHPATAVFEGVAADEPAGGDKEAHIDGLVSKARTLLGEKNYQTIFDTALDAILGDIRRDLEEFGVAYEKWFSERSLVESGKVDAAIERLTNSGHLYEKEGALWFRSTDYGDEKDRVVVRDNGVKTYFASDIAYHMDKLERGFERVIDVWGADHHGYVPRVKAAMEAIGDDASLLDVLLVQFAILYRGGEKAQMSTRSGEFVTLRELREEVGNDAARFFYVSRKCEQHLDFDLDLAKSQSNDNPVYYIQYAHARICSVMHQLKEKGLFYDQQAGLRHLPMLKEDHEQAILQTVSRYPEVVEAAALVHEPHQLAHYLRELANDFHTYYNAHQFLVEESTLRDARLALILAAKQVLANGLSLLGVSAPESM from the coding sequence ATGAAACATCACCTCGAGGACCTGGTCCGTACAGCACTGGAGCGCCTGCGCCAAGATGGCGAACTCGAATGCGCAGTGCCCAACTTCACCATCGAGCGCACCCGCGACAAGAAGTTTGGCGATTTCGCCGCCAACGCGGCCATGCTTCTGGCAAAACCGGCGCGGCGCAAACCGCGCGACATTGCGGAACTGATCATCAATCGCCTCCCCTCTTCGGATCAGGTCGCCAATGTAGAGATCGCCGGGCCGGGTTTCATCAATTTCCACATGACCCCGACCGCCTTTCAGGCCGTGGTCGGCCAGGTATTCGAGGCCGGCGAAGCCTTCGGCCGTTCGACCATCGGCAATGGCAAGCGGGTACAGGTGGAGTTCGTCTCGGCCAATCCCACAGGCCCGTTGCACGTGGGCCACGGCCGCGGCGCCGCCTACGGCGCCACCGTAGCCGACCTGCTCGCCGCTGCCGGCTTCGAGGTGCATCGCGAATATTACGTGAACGACGCGGGTCGCCAGATGGACATTCTCGGCACCAGTGTCTGGCTGCGCTATCTGGAGCTCTGCGGCGAAGAGCTGGTCTTCCCGTCCAATGGCTACAAGGGCGATTACATCTGGGATATCGCCGCATCCATCCACCGGGACCACGGGGATGCCTTCCGCCATCCCGCTACAGCCGTGTTCGAGGGAGTAGCGGCGGATGAGCCGGCCGGTGGCGACAAGGAGGCGCATATCGACGGCCTGGTAAGCAAGGCCAGGACCCTGCTGGGGGAAAAGAACTACCAGACAATCTTCGATACGGCACTCGATGCCATCCTTGGCGATATTCGCCGTGACCTCGAGGAGTTCGGCGTTGCCTACGAGAAGTGGTTCTCCGAGCGCTCCCTGGTGGAGTCGGGCAAGGTGGATGCCGCCATCGAACGGCTGACGAACTCGGGACACCTCTACGAGAAAGAGGGCGCCCTGTGGTTCCGCTCCACCGATTATGGCGACGAGAAGGACCGCGTGGTGGTGCGCGACAACGGTGTGAAGACCTACTTCGCCTCCGATATCGCCTACCACATGGACAAGCTCGAGCGCGGCTTCGAGCGGGTCATCGACGTCTGGGGTGCCGACCACCATGGCTACGTGCCGCGCGTGAAGGCGGCCATGGAGGCCATCGGCGACGATGCCTCGCTACTCGATGTGCTGCTGGTGCAGTTTGCCATCCTCTACCGGGGCGGCGAGAAGGCGCAGATGTCCACCCGCTCCGGCGAGTTCGTCACCCTTCGCGAGCTCCGTGAAGAGGTCGGCAACGATGCCGCTCGCTTCTTCTACGTAAGCCGCAAGTGCGAGCAGCATCTGGATTTCGACCTGGACCTGGCCAAATCCCAGTCCAATGACAATCCGGTGTACTACATTCAGTACGCCCATGCGCGGATCTGCTCGGTGATGCACCAGCTCAAGGAGAAGGGACTGTTCTACGACCAGCAGGCCGGGCTGCGCCATCTGCCGATGCTGAAGGAGGACCACGAGCAGGCCATTCTACAGACCGTCTCCCGCTATCCGGAGGTGGTCGAGGCGGCGGCCCTGGTCCATGAGCCGCATCAGCTCGCACACTATCTGCGGGAGCTGGCCAATGACTTCCACACCTATTACAACGCCCATCAGTTCCTGGTGGAAGAGAGCACGCTGCGGGATGCACGGCTGGCACTTATCCTGGCCGCGAAACAGGTCCTTGCCAATGGTCTTTCCCTGCTCGGCGTCTCTGCACCGGAAAGCATGTAG
- a CDS encoding Spy/CpxP family protein refolding chaperone has translation MNKRLWTVAAVVAGGVWFGASAWAMGPNETCPTGPGGGTQPPMMTLMNLDAELQLSEAQRGAWDEFVTTVNARRSEMMGFMMAQRNAGASSGPAYDNLRNNAQRMEKRMTMMRTMADALEQLYAKLTPEQQAVIDRTIAGHEGHGG, from the coding sequence ATGAACAAAAGACTTTGGACAGTGGCGGCGGTTGTTGCCGGCGGTGTGTGGTTCGGCGCAAGTGCCTGGGCGATGGGGCCGAACGAGACCTGCCCGACCGGCCCGGGTGGCGGAACGCAACCGCCGATGATGACGCTCATGAACCTGGATGCGGAGTTGCAACTCAGTGAGGCGCAGCGGGGCGCATGGGATGAGTTTGTCACGACGGTCAACGCTCGTCGTTCGGAGATGATGGGCTTCATGATGGCACAGCGCAACGCGGGCGCGAGCAGCGGGCCGGCCTACGATAACCTGCGCAACAATGCCCAGCGGATGGAGAAGCGTATGACCATGATGCGCACCATGGCTGATGCGCTGGAGCAGCTCTATGCCAAGCTGACACCCGAGCAGCAGGCGGTTATCGATCGTACCATCGCCGGTCATGAAGGGCACGGCGGCTGA
- a CDS encoding response regulator, producing the protein MAEQVDHILVVDDDAEVRQLLSDYLSRNGYRTSVAADAHAMRQVLRKTRIDLLTLDLMLPDEDGLSICRNLRGNNTYIGAGDFPVIILTARGDAADRILGLEMGADDYLAKPFEPRELLARIKGVLRRVRALPPEECPAARAGRIRFDLWTLDNTGRHLESANGLVTPLTGAEYRLLGVFLEHPLRVLSRDQIIELLRAREGLPYDRGIDMTISRLRRRLGDDARSPRLLKTVWGIGYILAAEVTHE; encoded by the coding sequence TTGGCGGAACAAGTCGATCATATCCTGGTCGTCGATGACGATGCGGAGGTCCGCCAACTGCTGAGCGACTATCTTTCGCGCAATGGCTACCGCACGAGCGTGGCCGCGGACGCCCACGCCATGCGCCAAGTTTTGCGCAAGACTCGCATCGATCTGCTGACCCTCGATCTGATGCTGCCCGACGAGGACGGCTTGAGTATCTGCCGCAATCTGCGTGGCAACAATACCTATATCGGAGCTGGCGACTTCCCGGTGATCATTCTCACTGCACGCGGTGATGCGGCCGACCGAATCCTCGGTCTGGAGATGGGCGCCGACGACTACCTGGCCAAACCCTTCGAGCCACGCGAACTGCTCGCACGCATCAAGGGCGTGCTACGCCGGGTGCGTGCCTTGCCGCCCGAAGAGTGCCCGGCTGCGCGGGCGGGCCGCATTCGTTTCGATCTATGGACACTGGACAACACCGGCCGCCACCTGGAATCGGCCAACGGCCTGGTAACGCCGCTGACCGGGGCAGAATACCGGTTGTTGGGCGTATTTCTCGAACACCCGCTGCGAGTACTCTCTCGGGACCAGATCATCGAGTTGCTGCGCGCCCGCGAAGGTCTGCCTTACGATCGCGGTATTGACATGACCATCAGCCGCCTGCGCCGCAGATTGGGTGACGATGCACGCAGCCCGCGCCTGCTGAAGACGGTTTGGGGTATCGGTTACATCCTGGCCGCCGAGGTCACCCACGAGTGA